The Phragmites australis chromosome 15, lpPhrAust1.1, whole genome shotgun sequence genome window below encodes:
- the LOC133893198 gene encoding uncharacterized protein LOC133893198: MYAEIASDNIKDKKAMLTEGKVYTLKRFRVLKSKPSYRPVDSEFMIEITCHTLIEEKSGHQSTIPLYTYSLTRFSDLPTLVGETKHFIDVIGLITEVADTTTLQLANQSKPTTRRAITLRDNSNYEIKLYLWGQRASEFNADEIYTIGQKEPVVAIFVGLLMKSYRGEHSLSGNTACWWYINPNLPEAHTVLANLHGSFQPVQHTAMDQQPPIPQLPPAEPEQKTLEEMFSISPYDFPPQGFRCTITISRIDPSISWFFPSCNRCSKTALPDGSGYKCPHCKCTGSKFKYKICLIGTDGTDEAEFVLFGDMGRRLVHKDVKVLLRSCRSIDTIPSEIASLVSQKYQFTMNVTSKCFEKPQRSYEVKHVNCAYGRQTTVPTIRRSTSLSLHDKQKSVLAIGSSSDFSESHKNPQDEISELSEHTPPPATSPNVATLKNKQPPPDHPVDTKERRDVRRRLSLHTDTSGQGTSKHILPDADSLETHLHPTTRSVLSKTLNNYYPHNLY, translated from the exons ATGTACGCTGAAATTGCCTCGGACAATATCAAAGACAAGAAAGCTATGCTCACTGAAGGGAAAGTATACACCCTAAAGAGATTCAGGGTGCTCAAATCAAAACCCTCTTACAGACCTGTTGACTCAGAATTTATGATCGAAATTACCTGTCATACCTTGATTGAAGAGAAGAGTGGCCACCAATCTACCATTCCGCTATACACCTATAGTCTAACGCGATTCTCTGATTTGCCTACGCTTGTTGGGGAGACCAAGCACTTTATTG ATGTTATTGGTTTAATCACTGAGGTTGCTGATACAACCACACTCCAGCTAGCTAATCAAAGCAAACCCACAACCCGAAGGGCTATCACATTGAGAGACAACAG CAACTATGAAATCAAACTGTATCTTTGGGGACAAAGAGCTTCTGAATTTAATGCTGATGAAATATACACAATTGGCCAAAAAGAACCAGTTGTGGCTATCTTTGTTGGGCTTCTTATGAAATCTTACAGAG GCGAACATTCGCTAAGTGGTAATACAGCTTGCTGGTGGTACATAAATCCTAATCTCCCTGAAGCTCACACTGTCCTAGCAAA CCTCCACGGTAGTTTCCAGCCTGTGCAACACACCGCAATGGATCAGCAGCCTCCTATTCCCCAGCTGCCACCTGCTGAACCAGAACAGAAAACTTTAGAGGAGATGTTTAGTATCAGTCCATACGACTTCCCA CCTCAAGGCTTCCGGTGCACCATTACTATTTCCCGGATCGATCCATCTATATCCTGGTTTTTTCCATCATGCAATCGGTGCAGCAAAACTGCGCTCCCCGACGGAAGTGGATACAAATGTCCACATTGCAAATGCACAGGGTCTAAATTCAA ATATAAGATATGCTTAATAGGAACTGATGGCACAGATGAAGCAGAATTTGTCCTCTTTGGTGACATGGGCCGTCGCCTTGTTCATAAAGACGTGAAGGTATTACTAAGATCCTGCCGCTCCATTGACACAATTCCAAGTGAAATAGCCTCGCTGGTTTCGCAAAAATACCAGTTCACAATGAACGTCACCAGCAAATGTTTCGAGAAACCCCAGCGATCATACGAAGTGAAACACGTTAATTGTGCATACGGTCGGCAAACTACCGTTCCAACAATCAGGAGGTCCACCAGTTTATCCCTTCATGACAAACAGAAATCAGTTTTAGCAATTGGATCCTCATCTGATTTTTCAGAATCACACAAAAATCCGCAGGATGAGATTTCTGAATTATCTGAG CATACTCCGCCACCAGCAACATCCCCAAATGTTGCCACCCTGAAAAACAAGCAACCTCCTCC TGATCACCCTGTTGATACCAAAGAAAGAAGAGATGTACGCAGGCGTTTATCCTTGCATACAGATACAAGTGGTCAG GGTACATCCAAACACATTCTCCCTGATGCTGATAGTTTGGAAACCCATTTACACCCTACCACTAGGTCAGTGCTCTCCAAAACTCTCAATAACTACTACCCTCAcaatttatattaa